In one Drosophila albomicans strain 15112-1751.03 chromosome X, ASM965048v2, whole genome shotgun sequence genomic region, the following are encoded:
- the LOC117566239 gene encoding putative uncharacterized protein DDB_G0286901, with amino-acid sequence MNFNYKYNSQNNKQAEDNEFNDSNVINMINHDNENENKKQAGTNEFNDNNGRNQMNEKEIKNSDNNENENIKQLEDHDNNERNGSNGINDNNENSDKIKNEKNKQSDDNEFNVNNQRNLTDDKEKMNNDCNLLNDNKSNKQSEDNELNDSNENNVTSDNNENSASNSTKDNNESIDNKIKSNMQSENNNNSEFIKNNEIIDNNENCDSNLIIDNIENENENNNQSENNDNSVTTTNNDSENLEFNADNESNAMSDNIDSNSINNTNELSDNNEMASCRQSEDNDNNAINDNNESENNEFNNENGDENVFLNQLVSLTNLLLSLQGMERLQGELQHLAERLSQIQLPNQSQISHSLPECPLWSCSRNISFSSIQSGCWNPEKFIRMLDSQDVINWSANLRTCQDYIDAIVNNRLIAMGNIDKVKQILVHIIGLITQIISNVINT; translated from the coding sequence ATGAATTTTAACTACAAGTACAACAGTCAGAACAATAAACAGGCAGAGGACAACGAATTCAATGATAGCAACGTGATTAATATGATAAATCAtgacaacgagaacgagaacaagAAGCAGGCAGGCACCAACGAGTTCAACGATAACAACGGGAGGAATCAGATGAACGAGAAAGAGATCAAGAACAGCGATAACAACGAGAACGAAAACATCAAGCAGTTAGAGGACCATGATAATAACGAAAGGAATGGAAGCAATGGGATAAACGATAACAACGAAAACAGTGATAAGATTAAGAACGAGAAAAACAAGCAGTCAGATGACAACGAGTTCAACGTTAACAACCAAAGGAACTTGACGGACGATAAAGAGAAAATGAACAACGATTGTAACTTGTTAAACGataacaagagcaacaaacagTCAGAGGACAACGAGTTAAACGATAGCAACGAGAATAATGTGACAAGCGATAACAACGAGAACAGCGCAAGTAACTCGACAAAAGATAACAACGAGAGCATCGATAACAAGATCAAGAGCAACATGCAGTCcgagaacaacaataatagtGAGTTCATCAAAAACAACGAGATCATCGATAACAACGAGAACTGCGATAGTAACTTGATAATCGATAACATCgaaaacgagaacgagaacaacaaTCAGTCGGAGAATAATGATAATAGCgtaacaacaactaacaacGATAGCGAAAACCTCGAGTTCAACGCTGATAACGAGAGCAACGCGATGAGCGATAACATCGATAGTAACTCGATAAACAATACCAATGAGCTCAGCGACAACAATGAGATGGCGAGCTGCAGACAGTCTGAGGACAACGATAATAACGCAATAAACGATAACAACGAGAGCGAAAACAACGAGTTCAACAACGAGAACGGAGATGAGAACGTGTTTCTCAATCAATTGGTGTCTTTAACAAACCTTCTGCTGTCGCTACAAGGTATGGAGCGGCTGCAAGGTGAGTTGCAACATTTAGCTGAAAGGCTGTCACAAATTCAGTTGCCGAATCAATCGCAAATTTCGCACTCGCTGCCCGAATGTCCATTATGGAGCTGTAGCCGTAATATCAGTTTTTCCAGCATTCAATCCGGATGTTGGAATCCAGAGAAATTCATTCGTATGCTCGATAGCCAGGACGTGATAAATTGGAGCGCAAATCTGCGAACTTGCCAGGATTATATCGATGCAATCGTTAACAACAGGCTGATCGCAATGGGAAATATCGACAAAGTGAAACAAATACTGGTGCACATCATTGGACTCATCACTCAAATCATTAGCAATGTAATCAATACttag